In Phormidium yuhuli AB48, one genomic interval encodes:
- the bioB gene encoding biotin synthase BioB: MCPPESGGDRPALEVWLNQLADRLIAGESLDRETAQQLTEIEGTENILLLCAAADRVRQECCGNVVDLCSIVNVKSGSCSENCGFCSQSAHHPGEDSPIYGLKSPEEILAQAKSAELAGAKRFCLVSQGRGPKYSSPKSQEFEQVLETVRRIIAETSIKPCCALGEVTPEQAQRLAEAGVTRYNHNLEASENFFPEIVSTHSWRDRVETVKHLKAAGIQACTGGILGMGESWGDRLDLAFALRELEVESIPLNLLNPREGTPLGDRDRLDPYEALKAIAIFRLILPTRILRYAGGREAVMGELQALGLKSGLNAMLIGHYLTTMGQPPEKDNEMLESLGLEGGEARVN; the protein is encoded by the coding sequence ATGTGTCCCCCTGAGTCTGGGGGCGATCGCCCGGCGTTGGAGGTCTGGTTAAATCAATTGGCTGATCGCCTTATTGCGGGTGAGTCCCTCGACCGGGAAACGGCACAGCAGTTAACGGAGATTGAGGGAACGGAGAACATCCTCCTTCTTTGTGCTGCTGCCGATCGCGTCCGCCAGGAATGCTGCGGCAATGTGGTGGATTTATGCAGTATTGTCAATGTTAAATCGGGCAGTTGTTCGGAAAACTGCGGCTTTTGTTCCCAGTCTGCCCATCATCCCGGTGAAGATTCCCCCATTTATGGCTTGAAGTCCCCAGAGGAGATTTTAGCCCAGGCCAAGTCAGCGGAACTGGCGGGGGCGAAACGCTTTTGTTTGGTATCTCAAGGTCGTGGGCCTAAATATAGCAGTCCCAAATCTCAAGAGTTTGAGCAAGTTTTAGAAACCGTCCGCCGTATCATTGCCGAAACGAGTATTAAACCCTGTTGTGCCTTGGGTGAAGTGACTCCCGAACAGGCTCAACGCTTGGCTGAGGCTGGGGTGACGCGCTATAACCATAATTTAGAAGCTTCAGAGAACTTTTTCCCCGAGATTGTCAGTACCCACAGTTGGCGCGATCGCGTAGAGACGGTGAAACACCTCAAGGCCGCCGGGATTCAAGCCTGTACTGGGGGCATTTTAGGGATGGGAGAGTCTTGGGGCGATCGCCTAGATTTAGCCTTTGCCCTGCGAGAGTTGGAAGTGGAGTCGATTCCCCTGAATTTACTCAATCCTCGGGAAGGAACCCCTCTGGGCGATCGCGATCGGCTTGATCCCTATGAAGCCTTGAAGGCGATCGCCATTTTCCGTCTCATCCTCCCCACCCGCATTCTCCGCTATGCCGGCGGACGGGAAGCCGTCATGGGTGAGTTACAGGCCCTAGGACTCAAATCAGGACTCAATGCGATGTTAATTGGTCATTATCTGACCACCATGGGGCAACCCCCAGAAAAAGACAACGAAATGCTAGAATCCCTCGGTTTAGAAGGAGGAGAAGCAAGGGTAAATTAG
- a CDS encoding cupin domain-containing protein: MALVRQVEIRTLDSFQGGMAQFYTPQSSHETMLVEVAPQTVDDLFVHHGQTDQLLVVRGSLVLVVLQNRRYDYIALSEQQPQVVQIPPGVPHGAINLSDDPCVLVNAVLRHADPHPRDYRPLKLPFPFNFEAAAAALKNLETPAIASV; encoded by the coding sequence ATGGCTCTGGTACGACAGGTCGAAATCCGCACCTTGGACTCCTTTCAGGGGGGGATGGCTCAGTTCTACACCCCTCAATCCAGCCACGAGACGATGTTGGTTGAGGTGGCCCCTCAGACGGTTGATGATTTGTTTGTCCATCATGGTCAAACCGACCAGTTACTGGTGGTTCGGGGCAGTTTGGTGCTGGTGGTGTTACAGAATCGTCGCTATGACTATATTGCCCTGAGTGAGCAACAGCCCCAGGTGGTGCAGATTCCTCCGGGTGTTCCTCATGGGGCGATTAATCTCAGCGATGACCCCTGTGTTTTGGTCAATGCGGTTCTGCGGCACGCCGACCCCCACCCCCGAGATTATCGTCCTCTAAAGCTGCCGTTTCCCTTTAATTTTGAGGCGGCTGCGGCGGCATTAAAAAATCTTGAAACCCCGGCTATTGCCTCAGTCTAG
- a CDS encoding WD40 repeat domain-containing protein: MLLLPLRRHFLLLMRSPNQLEVAEYLCWVSAVIGTLVAAVSSRIVFAGVPLSLSLLLNLINRRRLEVMLSQQAMTAIIQLQDQVAQEFDVLYRQQLEANPTSPGSRPPSPQPLDVAASARGESPGMAQQLQQLQGRYDQLHRTLADTIDYLNHSPVPQRLDGLEHRLTQVSRELSQLRQQWQTTIPIEVPIQVQEMPLPEEVGLGEETAETGVDVSGQTRKPGTSSLDLPFPTPRETPTAAVSERVTPTPVPMFSIERRSEKRDRSMAPSLPLEKGVTPPPTKPRPEPVRERSQTISHKINRPQVAVETASEGEVEPPAVTEVGLPDFQPPAAAPGLPQQVWHCLFTLEDCQDWISDLLITPDGELLIAASFDKTIPVWYLKTGELIGVLTEHESPVCSLTLSQDGSLLASGSWDKTVKLWDIQGLRQFRPTAKKPWDGSLFLGDTLTDETEEAGSVRSLSMSPDGRFIVSSWFEAYLQVWQVRLSPKRRRMTTTLCDRAVVDQGRVEAVRFTPDGTGLVSAGADGSIVVWSFDGETGQFQRDRLLTEMSVPVNAIAFAAGGTRLVSGSRDHKLRVWDLATGELQGVFEGHRGSVTTLRVCPDGDTVVSGSSDGTVKLWSLEQQGAIASFCDGGDAVMAVAVSPDGGAIVSGTADGTVKVWRRG, translated from the coding sequence TTGCTGCTGCTTCCGCTCCGTCGTCATTTTCTGCTGCTGATGCGATCGCCGAATCAACTTGAAGTTGCTGAATATCTCTGTTGGGTGAGTGCTGTCATCGGAACGCTGGTGGCGGCGGTGTCCAGTCGGATTGTCTTTGCTGGGGTTCCCCTGTCCCTGTCCCTGTTGTTGAATTTAATCAATCGCCGTCGCTTGGAAGTCATGCTGAGTCAGCAGGCGATGACGGCGATTATCCAGTTACAGGATCAGGTGGCTCAGGAGTTTGATGTGCTGTACCGCCAGCAACTGGAGGCCAACCCGACCTCTCCGGGGTCTCGTCCTCCTTCACCCCAGCCGTTAGATGTGGCAGCCTCGGCCCGGGGGGAATCACCCGGGATGGCTCAGCAGTTGCAGCAGCTTCAGGGGCGATATGACCAGTTACACCGGACGTTGGCCGATACGATTGATTATCTGAATCATTCTCCGGTTCCTCAACGCTTGGATGGGTTGGAGCATCGTTTAACTCAGGTCTCTCGGGAGTTGAGCCAGTTACGACAGCAATGGCAAACAACGATTCCCATTGAGGTCCCGATTCAGGTTCAGGAGATGCCGCTACCGGAGGAGGTTGGTCTTGGGGAAGAGACGGCGGAGACAGGGGTGGATGTCTCGGGGCAAACTCGCAAGCCGGGGACGAGTTCCTTAGATTTGCCCTTTCCTACGCCGCGAGAGACGCCGACAGCAGCGGTCTCAGAGCGGGTGACGCCAACGCCAGTGCCTATGTTTTCCATTGAACGACGCTCGGAGAAGCGCGATCGCTCGATGGCCCCATCGTTACCTCTAGAGAAGGGGGTGACACCCCCGCCGACCAAGCCGAGACCTGAGCCAGTTCGGGAGCGGTCACAGACGATTTCTCATAAGATTAACCGTCCGCAGGTGGCGGTTGAGACGGCGTCAGAGGGTGAGGTGGAACCGCCAGCAGTGACGGAAGTGGGCCTGCCAGATTTTCAACCCCCGGCGGCGGCCCCGGGACTCCCGCAACAGGTTTGGCATTGTTTGTTTACCCTGGAAGATTGTCAGGATTGGATTAGTGATTTGTTGATTACGCCCGATGGGGAACTGTTAATTGCGGCGAGTTTTGATAAGACGATTCCGGTGTGGTATCTGAAAACTGGGGAGTTGATTGGGGTCCTGACGGAGCATGAGAGTCCGGTTTGTAGTTTAACGCTCAGTCAGGATGGGTCGTTGTTGGCCAGTGGCAGTTGGGATAAGACGGTAAAGTTATGGGATATTCAGGGCCTACGCCAGTTTCGTCCAACGGCTAAGAAACCTTGGGATGGCAGTTTGTTTTTGGGGGATACGCTCACGGATGAGACGGAGGAGGCGGGATCGGTGCGATCGCTCTCGATGAGTCCCGATGGCCGGTTTATTGTCAGTAGTTGGTTTGAGGCGTATTTACAGGTTTGGCAGGTGCGGCTGTCTCCGAAACGTCGCCGCATGACCACGACGCTGTGCGATCGCGCGGTGGTGGACCAAGGACGGGTGGAGGCGGTTCGCTTTACCCCCGATGGGACGGGGTTGGTGAGTGCGGGGGCCGATGGCTCGATTGTGGTTTGGTCCTTTGATGGGGAGACGGGACAGTTTCAGCGCGATCGCCTGTTGACGGAGATGTCGGTCCCGGTGAATGCCATCGCTTTTGCGGCGGGGGGAACTCGCCTGGTGAGTGGCAGTCGTGACCATAAGCTGCGGGTTTGGGATCTGGCGACTGGGGAGTTACAAGGGGTGTTTGAGGGCCATCGGGGTTCGGTGACGACGCTGCGGGTTTGTCCTGATGGGGATACGGTGGTCAGTGGCAGTTCTGATGGGACGGTGAAACTCTGGAGTCTGGAACAGCAGGGGGCGATCGCCTCTTTCTGTGATGGGGGGGATGCGGTGATGGCGGTGGCGGTGAGTCCCGATGGGGGGGCGATCGTCAGTGGAACGGCTGATGGGACGGTCAAGGTCTGGCGGCGAGGCTAA